A segment of the Panacibacter ginsenosidivorans genome:
TAGATCCCATACTTGCAGCAAGACCCATACAAATGGTGCTTACCGGAGATTTTATCAAGCGCATGGTATCATACATCACCATACCGCTGGTAACCATTCCACCCGGACTATTGATGAAGAATCTGATCTCATCACCCGGTTTGTCTGCATCAAGTAACAAAAGTTTTGAAACAATGTCTCTTGCAGATTTATCATCTACAATGCCCCATAGATACACAGCTCTTTTTTCCAAAAAAAGCTGCTCCATTTTTTTCATCAGAAATGGACTATGTGCTTCCGGTTTATTTTCCTTTTCGTTTTCTTCTTCTTCATCCATTACAGGATGAATAATATATTTTGACTGCATCATATTAACGTTCTATATTGTAAGTATAAGTTTTTGTGAATCCTACTTTTGTATTTTATGGCATCGCCTGTTGCGTCGCACTCTTATGCGTTTTGCTATAGAATGAGCATTCGCAGTTACTTCTTTTCCTTTCTTGGATTAGTTAATAATACTTCATCCACCAATCCATAAGCTTTACTTTCATCTGCTGTCATCCAAAAATCACGATCACAATCTATAGCTACCTTTTCTACAGGTTGGTTAGTATGATGTGCTATAACATGATACAATTCCTGTTTGATCTTTTTTATTTCCCTTGCAGTGATCTCGATGTCTGTTGCCTGCCCGCCAATTGCACCACTTGGCTGATGAAGCATAATCCGTGCATGTTTCAAAGCACTGCGTTTACCTGTTACACCGGCACACATTAAAATTGCGCCCATGCTTGCAGCCATGCCTGTGCAAATTGTAGATACATCAGGGCTTACAAATTGCATGGTATCGTAAATACCAAGACCTGCATAAACGCTGCCACCCGGGCTGTTGATGTACATCTGTATATCACGTGTGCGATCTGTACTATCTAAAAATAATAGCTGTGCGGTTACAATGTTTGCCACATAATCATTAATGCCTTCGCCGAGAAAGATAATGCGATCCATCATCAAACGGCTGAATACATCCATACTCGCTACATTCAATGGTCTTTCTTCTATAATGTATGGCGTAAGATTTGTTACATTGTGATTAAGATAGCTATGCAGCGTACTGCTGCTGATACCCTGATGCTTCACAGCATACTTTTCAAATTCCTTTCCAAAATTCATTTGTAATTATTTTCGATTGAAGATAAGTGTTTTGAACAATCAACGCCAAAAGATACCAAATACCATGCAAACGGCTTTTCACGTCAAAAGGGCAGAAAAGTCTATCATTTGCATTCCATTGTTTATCGTTATTACAATTCTTCCCTGAGAAAAATACATTATGGCATAAAGTCTTCTTCCTCTTTTGGGCCGTATTTATCAAAAAGTTTATTGATAGCCCCTGCGAATATGGGAAATTTCTCTTTGGCAAAGTCCTTAATTACTTCAATGGCTTTATAGGCTTGCTCTTCCGTTAACCCCTGCGCTTTCAATCGGTCAATAAGTTCCTGCATAATTACGAATTGTAATGTTATAAAAACTAAAGGTAATGCTGCCTGTTGAAAGCAAAAAAGTTAATAGATGAGCATAGCCGAATAGTGTGCGAAGTGTACAAGTGAGTGACACAACGAAGCTAAATAGCAGTATAAAAGCCGGCAATACAAAACTTTTGCAAACAAACAATTCAACTACACTTGCCCTTTTGTGTAAATTCCCTATTTTTGCGCCCCCGATTTGAATTTGTTACCGGGATTCCTGCGGATGTGGCGAAACTGGCAGACGCACTAGACTTAGGATCTAGCGCCGCAAGGCATGTAGGTTCGATTCCTATCATCCGCACCAAATGGCTGATAAGTTGTATGAACGACTTATCAGCCAAAACTTAAAATTCTCAATTTATTTTATGGCAACTGTTACGAGGGAAAATATCGGTAAGCTTACAGATAAGCTTATTGTAAAAGTGG
Coding sequences within it:
- a CDS encoding ClpP family protease, with the protein product MNFGKEFEKYAVKHQGISSSTLHSYLNHNVTNLTPYIIEERPLNVASMDVFSRLMMDRIIFLGEGINDYVANIVTAQLLFLDSTDRTRDIQMYINSPGGSVYAGLGIYDTMQFVSPDVSTICTGMAASMGAILMCAGVTGKRSALKHARIMLHQPSGAIGGQATDIEITAREIKKIKQELYHVIAHHTNQPVEKVAIDCDRDFWMTADESKAYGLVDEVLLTNPRKEKK
- a CDS encoding ClpP family protease, whose translation is MMQSKYIIHPVMDEEEENEKENKPEAHSPFLMKKMEQLFLEKRAVYLWGIVDDKSARDIVSKLLLLDADKPGDEIRFFINSPGGMVTSGMVMYDTMRLIKSPVSTICMGLAASMGSILLSAGTKGKRFIYPHGEVMIHQPSLGGYFQATSADIEIQANQMRKTKEIGAKILAENCGKTVEQIMKDFDRDYWMDAKESVAYGIVDKVLDKL